Part of the Rhizobium sp. WYJ-E13 genome is shown below.
TCCGGCTCTGATATCAGGAGAAGCAAGAGGAGGACGCAATGCCAACCATCCTGGCTCATCACGACGTCAAGGACGTCAAACACTGGCTCGCCTCGCCCCGTCGCAAGGAAATTTTCGAACCGATCGGCTGCACGAACATTCGCACCTTCGTCGATCCGCAATCGTCCAACAAGGTTGGCCTCGTCATGGACGTCGCCGACATGGGCCGCCTGACGGAACTCATGAAAAGCAAGCAAGCGGCTGATGCGATGGAATATGACGGCGTATTGCCCGAGACCCTGGTGATCCTCGTTCAGTCCTAGCTGTCAGGGATCAACCCGGCCGGTACCAAGTGAAAGCCCCTCCCCACAAGGGGGCGGGCTTTTTTTCTCCGCGGAGAACGTGAAGCCGGCGTGCGCGATACCCGTAAAACCCATGCATCCTTTTTCCGCGTCAAACGTTTGAACTCCGTCAGCGAATGAGGAGACCGAGATGGCGGGCAGCACAGGCAGAGACACGATCGAAGGCAAGGACGAGGTGAAGGATGCGGGCGAGCAGCCGCCGGCCGACCGCATCACGCCGACCGACCACGCCGCCCGTCATGAGGGTTTCGAGAGTGAGGCGGAATACCGCGCCTATCTGGATGCGGTCGCCGAGGATGCGCCGGTGGAAGAGATCGTCGTCGATGTCGAGCGCGCCGCCTCGCGCGCGGAGCTCGAGCGGCAGATCGAGGACGTGCGTTACGAGATCGACAATCTGCGCGCCCGCCTGCATATCATCCGCCATCAGGCGGGCAACGTGGTCGAAGAGAATATCCGCTGGGCGGATGCGAGCGCCCATGCGCAGCTCGGCGATCATCCCTGGCTGAAGCTTTCCACCGCCATGGCCGCCGCCTTCCTCGTCGGCAAGGCCCTGCAGAGCCTGCCCTTCGGTCCGTTCACCACCGCCCTGGCGCCGCTCCTTCTGGCCGTGGCGCGCGAGAGAGGAAGGTAGCGGAACCGTGACGTGTGAACGCACAGCGCTTTGGAGCATTCATTGGGGCGGCGCCGCTACCTCCCTTGTGAGCCATGAGGCACGAGGCTTCCCTATCCTCCCTCATTCCTGTGCTTGTCACAGGAATCCAGCAGCCGCGTGTCCACGCGGCGGGGGACCCTATGTCTGCAATGACCTCATAAGCCTATAAAATGTAAGAGTCTTTTCGGCTTGCAGACGCAAGCCGGCTGGATTCCTGTGGCAAGCACAGGAATGAGGGGGGTTGGGGTGGCGCCTTCATTCAAAAGGGAAGCGTCGTGGCCAAAAGGTGGTCGCCTCTCTAGGCTATCCCACCCGCTACCGCCGAAACGTCCGCCTCGCCGCCCGCATCACGCTTTCGGCAAGGATAACAAGACAGCCGGCGACGAGCAGCACCGCCCCCGCGGTCGGGCCGATGAGCATGGTTTCGACCGCAAGGCCGACCCCGAGCACGAGAAGCAGGCTGAAAAGCGCCAGCGCCCCGTCATCGATGAACATGCCGATGAGTTCCCTAAAGGCGATTTTCAGAATGTTCATCGGGCGACGGGCTCCGCGTGCAGATCGTAATACTGGCGCAGCCACCGGACTGCGATGAAGGAGAAGATGGCAAGCCCGCCGAAGAGCACGGGCAGCGAGAGGTCTTCGCCCGGCCATGGCGTGCCGATGCCCTCGCCCACCCAGAAGATGCCGAAAGCCGTCAGCAGCAGCCCGACGATGAATTTCAGCGTATTTTCCGGCACTGAAGACAGCGGCTTGTGAACCGCCAGGCCGATGACGAGCACGGCGATGCAGGCCACCAGCGCGCCGATGGCCGCATAGGGCAGCATGCCGGGCCGCGCACCTGTCGCGATGACGATGAATACCACTTCGATGCCTTCGAGCAGCACGGCCTTGAAGGCGGCCGTACCGGCCAGAAAATCGGCCCGCCGATCCGTCGACTGGCGGGCAAGCGCATCGGTTTCCGAGGCAAAGGCCTTCTCCTCGTCATGCAGCGCAATGAAGCCCGCGGCCCTGAGGATCGCTTTTCTCAGCCACCGCATGCCGAACAGGATCAGGAGCGTACCGATGACGAATTGCAGGATGTCGATCGGGATGAGGCCGAGCAGAGGCCCGAAGACCAGCACCAGCACCGCAAGCAGGGACAGCGCCAGCCCCGCGCCGATAAAGGCCGACCGCCAGCTCCGTGTGACGCCGACCGCAAGGATGATGGTGAAGGCTTCCACGACCTCCACGAAGGAGCCGAGGAAGGAGGCCGTCATCGTCGAAGTAATGCTTGTGATCGTCGTCATCGTCACCTCGGTCTTCCGCAGTCGATCGGGACAGGCAGGCACCAGCAATGCTCCGACCGCGAAAAGAATGCCAGCGGAAACCCCGGCCTGTCCACTGCCCTCATTGGCCTGCGGAAGACGTGAGTTGCTTGGGAGGGATTGGCACCGGCTCCTATGGAGCGAGATCGCCATGCGGCATTATTCGCGCAGGCTAAGCATCCCGTGACAATGCGCTCAGCAAGTTGGCCAGTTGATCGCTTTGGGCGATGTCGAGCTTGTCGCCAAGATGACGCTTTATCGCGGGCGCATAGACTTTCCACATTCTCGCCTGCATGGCGCGGCCGGCGTCGGTGATAACAACCCATCGGCCCCGCCCGTCCTCGGCATAGAGTTCGCGCACCACAAGTCCGCCCTTTTCCATCCGGTCGAGAAGGCGGGAAAGATTGTGTTGCGCAAGAAGCGTGCGCTGCTCGATCTCGTAAGGGCGCAATCGGCCGCCCTCAGTCCGCGAGAGTTCCAGAAGCACGTCATACCAGCCGAGCGGCGGGAGATCGGCGGCTTTGAGATCGTTTTCGATCGCCTCGAGAACCCTCTGCTGGGCGCGCATGAGCAGCACCCAGGCGCGCGTGGCGGAAGGAGACGGTTGAGCATCGTCGGGAGCGCAAGGATCATCCATAGATGCAATTACATCTATATTGACGGGGCGCGCAAGGGCTTATATAGATGCAATTACATCTACCTTATTAAGGACATCCTCGATGAATCAGGAACGCATGACCGATTATGCCGTCACACTGCTGCGCGTGAGCCTCGGCGTGATGTATCTCGCCCATTCCATCGTGCTCAAGCTCTTCACATTCGGCCTTGCCGGCACGGCGGGCTATTTCGCTTCCATCGGCCTGCCGGGATGGCTGGCCTATCTGACATTTGCGGCCGAGGCCGTTGGTGGTGTGATGCTGGTGCTCGGCATCTATGCCCGCTGGGTTGCCCTCGCATTGATCCCTGCCCTGCTCGGCGCGATCATCTGGGCTCATTGGGGCAATGGCTGGGTGTTCAACGCGCCGAACGGCGGCTGGGAATATCCGTTCTATCTCATCGTGCTGTCGCTTGCCCAGTTCCTGCTTGGCGATGGTCGCCATGCGCTTCGTCCCGCCCCCGCGTTTTGAGGTGCCAGTCATGTCCGATGCACATCTGATCCTCGTCAGCCATCATCTCTGCCCCTATGTCCAGCGCGCCGCCATCGCCCTTGCGGAAAAGGGCGTGCCCTTCGAGCGCCGCTCTATCGATCTCTCGGCAAAGCCCGACTGGTTCCTGACCATCTCGCCGCTCGGCAAGGTGCCGCTGCTGCTCATCAACCAGGCGGATGGAACGCAGGCGGTGCTGTTCGAAAGCGCCGTGATCTGCGAATACCTGGAGGAAACCCAACCGGGATCGCCGCTCCATCCCGCCGATCCGCTGAAGCGGGCTCGGCACCGGGGATGGATGGAGTTCGGCTCATCGATCCTCTCGGACCTCTGGGGCTTCGAGACAGCCAGGGATGCCGCCGCCTACGAGGCCAAACGATCGGCCCTGATCGACAAATTCAGGCGCGTCGAGGCGGAACTCGGCGCGGGGCCATTTTTCGCCGGCGAGACGTTCAGTCTCGTCGATGCAGTCTTCGCGCCGATTTTCCGCTATTTCGACGTGTTCGACACGATCGCACCCACCGGAATATTCGATGGGTTGTCCCGCACGGCCCAATGGCGCGCAGCATTGACCGAGCGCCGCAGCGTGCGCGAGGCGGTCGGCGACGACTATGGCGACCGCCTGCGGACCTTCCTCAGGCAGCACGATGCCTGGCTTTTGAAACTATCGGCATGATCCGAACCTGGAGCCCGCGGGCTCCCCGGACGTTCTACCGAATTCCGGAACTATCCTCCCATTCAAACCTGTGTCGTCGCTGTTTTTCAAGAGTCCTCTCGGCTTGCGGACGCAAGCCGGCTGGATTCCTGTGACAAGCACAGGAATGAGGGAGGTTGGGGGGCCGCCCCTCTGTCCATCACACTCCAGGCATCATGGGAGTCTGCCCTGTGGCTCCCACCAAGACCTGTCCTGCCGCACAAAGCTCTCCTGTGGTACAGCCCCCCCTCCTCTCCTCATTCCCTCCTCGTGCCGGCGCGAGGGATGTCACAGGAATCCAGCAGCCGCGTGTCTCCCATTGGATGCCAGGAAATATCTGCGATTATGGAGCACATGCCGCGGCTGGAAGCGTTGCGAGCGAGACGGCACATCGGCGCAAGGCTGCTCTTGTGGACTTGCAGTCCGTTGCAATTGGCCCTCTCGCGACTAATTTTCATGGCGGAGAGACGATGAAGGAAAGCAGCGCATGTGCCGAAATATAAAACCCCTGTTCAATTTCGATCCGCCGGCGACGGACGAGGAAATCCATGATGCGGCGCTTCAATTCGTGCGCAAGCTGAGCGGAACCACCAGGCCGTCGAAACGCAATGAGGCCGCCTTCGAGACCGCCGTCTCGTCGATCGCGAGGTGCGCCCATGAATTGCTCAATTCGCTGGAGACGTCTCAACCACCTCGCGATCGCGAGGAAGTCGCTGCCAAGGCGCGGGCACGAACGGCGGCCCGCTTCGCATAGGAAACGCCCTACGGCTGCTGGTTTCGAAGTACGCCGACGAGCGCCTTTCCGTCGGTGAAATAGGGATCGCCGCCCCCGTTGCGACCGTCCTTGGTCGCTCCGATGCCATCGATCTCATAGGTCGACAAAACTTGTCCGGCCTTGAGAAGATCGCCGATGACAAGGTCTCGCTCCGCATCGACGTCAGGGCCGATATGATGCGTGATCTGACCGGTATCGTGGCTGAAGCCGACGCCCCGATCGAAGCTTGCCGAGCCCAGCCAGTGCGGGCGGTCATTCGGGCCGGTTTGTCCGGTCAGCCAGAAGCGGACATGGTTGCGTTCGTCGGCACTTCTGCCCACGGGCTTTTCGAAAGCCAGATCCTGTTTTCTGCCCTCGAACAGCAGCGGGCTGACCGGCGCATCGAGATCAGGCCGATCGAGCACCACGCTCAGTCCGATATCGATCGATGTGCGCAGGGTGATCTTATCGGCAGCATCCCACCCGGCAGCCGTAAAGGCCCGGATGACCTCCTCCTTCGAACCAACGAGACCGACATTGATCGGGTCGCCGGGAATCCCCTGCTCTGTCGTCGTCACCATGTTGCCGACTTTGGCAACGCGATCGGCATCGTGAAAAATCCAGATCTCGGGAATGACGAAATAGGCAAGCAGCAAATAGATGAACAGCAGGACAGCCACTGTTCTCGTCGCCGCGCGGATCTTCGTGCGATGAAGCATTGGAAATCCCCCCAGATTGCCAGGCAGGATCATACGCCGAACATGCGGCGGCGACATCCAGAATTTGCAGTCGGCTTCGTAAGAACTCGAAAGTGGCGGACACAATTCCGCGCCAATTGTGCGACGTGACTTTTCCGGGCTCCGAGGAAAAGCGGGAATGCTCCAGAGATGAGGAGTTGGACCGGTCATGCGCATTCTCGTCGTCGAGGACGATCAAAAAACGGCCGATTACGTCGCCCAGGGCATGAGCGAGGCAGGCCATGTCTGCGATATCGTCGAGGACGGGCGCGATGCGCTGTTCCAGGCGAGCCACGAACAATATGATGTGCTCGTCGTCGACCGAATGCTGCCGGGCCTCGACGGCTTGTCGCTGATCAAGGCGGTGCGCGCGGCAGGGATCGGCACGCCGGCGATCTTCCTGACCTCCGTCAGCGGCGTCGACGACCGCGTCGAGGGGCTGGAGGCCGGCGGCGACGATTATCTCACCAAGCCCTTCGCCTTTTCCGAACTGCTCGCCCGCGTCCATGCGCTGGCACGGCGCCCGCCCGTGCAGGACCAGAAGACGGTGCTGCGCGTTGCGGATCTCGAACTCGATCTGGTGCGTCGGCAGGTGACGCGCCAGGGCCAGGCGATCGAGTTGCAGCCGCGCGAATTCACCCTGCTCGAAGTGCTGATGCGCGACGAGGGCCGCGTGCTGACGCGCACCATGCTGCTCGAACGCGTCTGGGATTTCCATTTCGACCCGAAGACCAGCGTCGTCGAAACCCATATCAGCCGCCTGCGCGCCAAGATCGACCGGCCCTTCGACGTGCCGCTTGTCCATACCGTGCGCAATACAGGATATAGCCTGCATGCGCCGTGCTAAAGCATCGGACCAAAAAGTGCGAAGCGGTTTTTGGATAATCCGATGCTTCAAGCAAAAGCCATCGGACCGAACAGTGTATAGCGGTTTTCGGATAATCCGATGCTGAAGAAAAAATGGAGACTATGGAGAAGCACGCCCTTCCGGCTGGCGCTCGCTTTCGGGCTGCTCTTCATCCTCGCCTTTCTGGTGGCTGATATCATCACCTATCAGCTACTGAAACGCGACCTGGCGGAAGCGCTCGACGATTCCGTGCGCGATACCTATTCGGTCGTCGCCTCCACCTATTCCTCCGAGGACGCGGAAGACTTCGTTGCCGGGGTGGCAACCTATGCCCGCCTCAACATCCCCGAAGACAGCATCTTCCTGCTGGTCGACGAAAAGGGCGAGCGGCTTGCCGGCAATGTTTCGCTGTTTACAGCAAAGGACGGCCTCTCGACCATTCACGCCGGCGATATCGGCCTGAAAGGCAATGACCGCATCCGCATCCAGGCGGGCACGGTCAGCGGCAACCGGCTGATCGTCGGCGAGAGCTATTCCGACACCGACGATCTGGAACATGTCGCCTTTATGAGCTTCGTCTGGGCCTCCGGCGTCATCGTCATCCTCGCCTGCGGCGGCGGCGCCTTTTTCGCCGCCCGCGCCCAACGGCGGCTCGACGGCATCGAGCGCGCGATGAGCGACGTTTCGGCCGGCAATCTGACCCGGCGGATTCCGCTCGAAGGCAATGGCGACGATATCGATGTCGTCGCAGCCCAGATGAACGAGGCGCTGGACCGGCTGTCGGCCCTCGTCGAAGGCATGCGGCAGGTGAGCGCCGATATCGCCCACGACCTGAAGACGCCGCTCAACCGGCTGCGCATGACCATCGAGCAGGCAATGCAGCAGAGCGGGCGCGGCGTGGACATCCAGTCCTTCCTGCTCGATGCCCGCGCGGAGAGCGATCGCATCAATGCCACCTTCGAGGCGCTACTGCGCATCTCGCAGATCGAAGCCGGCGCCCGGAAGGCGCGGTTCCGGCCGGTCGACCTCGGGGACATCATGAGTTCGGTTGCGGAAATCTACGGCAGCGTCGCCGAGGACAATGGCCAGTCACTCGCCTTCGCCACCCGGCCGGCCTCCCCCTGCATGGTCAATGGCGACCGCGAACTCCTGACCCAGCTCTTCGTCAACCTGGTGGAAAATGCCATCACCCATTGCCCGCCGAAGACATCGATCACGCTCGGCCTTGAGGCCGGCGACGGCGGCTTTGCCGCCACCGTTGCCGATGACGGCCCCGGCATTCCCGAGGAAGAGCGCGACCTGGTCTTCCGCCGCCTCTACCGCCTCGACAAGAGCCGCACGACGCCGGGCAGCGGCCTGGGCTTAAGCCTCGTCAAGGCGATCGCCGATCTGCACGGCGCTGAGATCACGCTCAAGGACCGGCATCCCGGCCTCGGCATCATCATCAGCTTTCCTGCCCAACCGCAGGCATAAGGAGGCTCAGCACTAAGGACAAGCAATGAAAAGACGCTGGAGGTTGCCCGCCGATTGCAAACTCCAAAAGAACAGACGGGCAGCCCCTCCGGGCCACCCGTTGTCCTGACCCGTTCTCGATCAGTTGCCTGGCTTGTTCCTGATCGCTGCGTCTATCTGCCTCTTCACGGCATCCAGGTTGAAGGAGGCCGGATCCTGCATTGGCGGATAGTCGACCGCCGTGAGCGCGAGTTTGGCGACTTCCTGCTGAACACTCACGAAGCGCCAGAATTCGCGGGCAAAGAAGTCGTTCATGTAGCCTCCACCGCACATCTTCGCCTTCGCCGCCAGATTGAAGGCCCTCGTCGATACACTCCGATGTGATAGGGACCCCGGCCTCGGAATGATCATCAGCTTTCCCGCCCGACCGCAGACATAATGGCCCAACATCGGGGATAAGGAATGAAAAGACGCGGGAAATTCCCCTCCAGGCAATGCCTGGAGCGCTGATGGAGAGGGAGGCGGGCACTGCCCTACCCTCCCTCACCTGTGCTCGGGCTTGTTCCGGGGATCATCACAGGAATCCAGCAGCCGCGCGTCCACGCCGCGGAAGCCTCCTATCCTCCCGACAACCTCACAACCCCATCAGATGCCAGAAGATATCCTCCCATTCCGAATTGTTCTCTTCGATGAGATTGAGCTTCGACTGTCGCGGCCATTTCTTGATCGTCTACTCGCGCGTGATCGCCGCCGTCACGGATTGGCATCCATTGCGCTTGCCCAGAGGTGGCGCCCCATCCGACATATTTCCGGTACTGGGTAGCAATTGCCACCGAGGACCGCTTTCAGCCCTTTGCGGTGATCCGCTACGTGCGATCAACTGAGACAGTTGAACGTTGCAGCCGCTTGTCCCGATGCTGACCCGATCCAGGAAGCAGCACATACGGGTTTCTCGAACTCAGAGAAGACCGATAAATGGGTAATATGGCGGCAGACCGCATTTGCATCACCAGCATCGAAAAACTGATCGATTTGATCAGCCCGAGGAAGAGGAAACTCATAGGTCGCAATATACGCGAGCTGGCCGGGCTGAACTTCGACCGGCATGACCGATAAGCTGTCGGCGGTTACACTGCCAAGCCAAAGCCTGTTTTCCTCCAAGTCTACCAGACCACAAATTCGAGGCGTATCGTGCTGATCGAACTCGCGGTCCAGACCGACGAGGACGCTCACGATCGCATCTCGTGGGGTGTTGCCTGCCTTTAAACGCTCGTAAATCGGGCGTGTGTGGGTGCCGTTCCCTACAACGGCAAAACGAGAATTCCAAATGAGGCATTCGTAGGCGATGTAAGGACTCTCAGATGTTGCATCTTCACTTCCGGCCTGTGCGACAATCCGTATGGTATCGCCGAGCTTTTCCGCATTTCTGTTGGGAAACGATCTGCTCGAAACCCGATACGCAGCGACCAGGTCCCCTTTTCGATCCCGACCTACCCCAACAATGCGACCGACATACATTTCGATGATTCTCCGAACCAATATGAACGCTAGCCATAGTACGCCCGAAGGCCGTGATCTCAATGCCCGCAGGGGGCAAAGCAGCCTTTCCAGACTGGTGGCAGTTGCTACCGGATTGAGCATATTTCCTGAATCAACAGATGATCTGCGGCATCGTTTGCGGTTATACCGGGCGGCCCCAAACCGCGTAACACAGAGTCCGCCATGCCCCTTCCCTATCGCAATTCCAGGCTGCTTCGCCGTTCCCGTGTCATCTGGGGATCCTTTTCGCTCTGGCGGCCGCGGCTCGTCTTCTGGTGCGGGGCGCTGGCGATCGGGCTTGTCAGCGTCGGTTTTGCAAGGCTCGCCGATCTGGCGCAGAGGGCCTTCGGCAGTCTCACATCCTCGGGCGAATGGTCATTCCTGCTGCCGCTGATCCTGAGCCCGCTCGGCTTCATGCTCTCGGCCTTCCTCGCCGCCAGGCTGTTTCCCAATTCGCAGGGCAGCGGCATTCCGCAGGCAATCGCCGCCCGGCATCTGCGCCATGAGGAAGACCGCACGCGGCTGCTGTCGCTGCGGATCGCCGCCGGCAAGATTGCGCTCACCGTCCTCGGGCTCTTCAGCGGCGCCTCGATCGGCCGCGAGGGGCCGACGGTGCAGGTCGGCGCGTCCATTATGCTGGCGGTCGCCCGGTTCAGTGGCATGGCGCAGGCGCGCGGCCTGATCCTGGCGGGTTCGGCAGCCGGCATTGCGGCTGCCTTCAACACGCCGCTTGCCGGTATCGTCTTTGCCATCGAGGAAATGAGTCGCACCTATGAATCGCGCGCCAATGGCCTGGTGCTGACCGCCGTCATCCTCTCGGGCCTTGCCGCCCTTGGTCTTGCCGGCAGCTACAATTATTTCGGCGAAGCTTCCGTTTCGCCAGCAGGCCTGAGCGACTGGGGGCTCGTGATCGTCTGCGGCATCGGCGGCGGCGCGCTCGGTGCTGCCTTCAGCGGCTTTGCCCTGCATTTCGGCCAACGCATCCGCCGCTGGGCACAACCGCAGCCCTTGCCGCGCATGGTCATGCTTGCTGGCATTTGCGGACTTGCAGTCGCCGTGATCGGCATCGCCTCTGATGGCACGACCTTCGGCACCGGTTATGACCAGGCGCGCGGCGCGGTCGAAGGCCATGCGCTGCCGCCCTTCTTCTTCATCGAAAAACTTATCGCCGGTTTCCTGTCGATGCTGTCAGGTATTCCGGGCGGCATCTTCGCCCCTTCGCTTGCCGTCGGCGCCGGCTTCGGCAGCACGGTCGGCTCGCTGCTCGGCACCAGCATCGCGCTGGCCGCGATCCTCGGCATGACCGGCTATTTCTCCGGCGTCGTGCAGGCACCGATGACGGCCTTCGTCATCATCCTCGAAATGACCGGCGACCATCAGGCCGTCATCCCGATCATGGCCGTCGCCATGCTCGGCTATGTCACCTCCCGCCTCCTTTCGCGCGAGCCGCTCTATCACGGCCTCTCGCGCGTCTTCATCGCCGCCGCCGTCAGGGCGCGGCGGGCGATGGAACGGGAAGAGGCTGCGGTCTAGAGCACTTTCGTTTTCTTCGAATCGCGAAAGTGCTCTATCTGCTTGTTTTTACGCAATTCCGGACGCAAATCCGCTGCACACTTATGCTGGAATTGCCCTAGAGCCGTCACGACCGCTCGCTCTGCACCTCATCGGCCGTCCGCGCGATGAACCGCTTCGAGACCAGCCAGCACAACAGCGCCCAGAGCGCGCCGGCGACCCAGCCGGCGAGCACATCGGTCGGATAATGGACGCCGAGATAGATGCGGCTGAGGCCGATGATGACGGCAAGGAAAATGCCAGCCCCCATGACGAAGATGCGGGTCGCACGGAAGCCCTGCGTGCGCGCCAGAAGCGCCCCGAGCGTGAGATAGGTGACGGCCGAGACCATTGCATGGCCGCTCGGAAAGCTGAAATCGTTGACGTCGACGAGATGCGGCACCACGTCCGGCCTGGCGCGGGCGACGATGATCTTCAGCCCCGTGCTCGCCAGCCAGCCGCTGAAAACCGATAGGAACAGGAAGACGGCAATTGTGGTCCTGCGGTCGAGCAGCAGATAGACGGTGGCCAGCAGCGTCAGGATCGCCAGCACGGTGACGCCGCCGAGGCTGGTAATGTCGCCCATCGCGTGGACAAGCCATGACGGGCCGATCGGCTGGCCGAGATCGCCGGGCTGGCGCAGCCAGAGCAGGATCGTCTGGTCGAAGCCCTGCGTCTCGCCCTCCAGCACCTCGCTCGTCAGCTGCTGCAGCAGGAAAAGGCCGCCGGCAAGGCAGGCGAAGGTGATGAGCGTCATCGGCTCATATTGGTTCAGCCAGGTCTTGATACGCTGCTGCATTCTTCTCCCATCCGAGATATCACGCACCGGGAAAGCCCCGGCGCAGGAACTCATCAACTGTGTTCAGTGGTTTGATTTTGCAAGGGGGTCCAAAGGACGTGTCGAGACCCGTGGCTCGACCCCGGTCGCGTTTGGGCAGGGTTCCCAGCGTCATGCAGCACCTTCACCTTCGGTCGCCACCCCGCCGCCAGCGAACCGATCAAAGCCTGATGGCAGTCTCCTCTTTCGCCGTCCGGATAACGATCATGGTGAAATAGCGGGCAACGTTGTTCTCGTCGCGGAAAAGGCGTTCGCACAGGCTATCGAACTCCTCCATATCGCGCAGGCGCAGCATCAGGACGACATCGGTTGCACCCGTGACGGAATAGGCCTGCGACACGGCCTCCTCGGCGATGGCGATGTCGAGAAAGCGGCGCATATGCGCCTCGCCGTGCAGCTTCAGTTCCACGGTCACCAGCGCCTTGATTCCACGTCCGGCTTTTGCCGGATTGAGGATGGCGACGATGCGGTCGATGACTCCAGATTTGCGCAGCCGCTGCACGCGGCGCAGACAGCTGGAGGGCGCCAGCCCCACCTCGTCGGCCATCTCGATATTCGTGCGCGATGCGTCGCGCTGCATCAGGTTCAGAAGTTTTCGGTCGATACGGTCCATTCCCGCAGCTTATCCGCCAGACACGCCTTTGCAATAAAATTGCAAGACGCTGCAATCTTTGACCGAAAATTCGAAGCGAACGGGTTTAGCAGATGGAGACATCGCAAAAGGAGTCTCACATGTCGTTCCTGTCGTTCATCCGGCGCAACACCAGCCAGACGCTGGGTATCTACTGGGTGCTTGTCCGCATCACCGTTCCGATCGCCATCCTGACGGAGCTTCTGTCGCGGATGGGAGCGGTCAAGGCGGTTGCACCCGCCTTTGCCCCTGTGATGAACCTGATCGGCCTTCCCCCAGAACTGGGACTGGCCTGGCTGACGGGCATGCTGGTCGGGATCTGGGGCGCCATTCCTCTCGTCTTCACCCTGATTCCCGTTTCCTCGCTCAGCGTCGCCGACGTCACGGTTTTCTCGGCCCTCATTCTGTTTGCGCACGGTCTGCCGATCGAGCAGAAGATTATCCAGAAGGCCGGTCCCGGCATGATCGCGACGACGGTGCTGCGCATCGTGGGCGGCCTGCTCTATGCCTTCATGCTGCACCATGTTCTCTCGGCGACGGGCTGGCTGTCCTATCCGGTCGATCCTGTCTGGCTGCCGATGAGCGCGACGCCCGACTGGGGCGATTACGCCTGGGGCCTTGCCGAGACCATGGTCTGGATGCTCGTCATCCTTCTTGTCCTGTCCTGGGGCCTTGAAATCCTCAAGGTGACCGGGCTCATGGAA
Proteins encoded:
- a CDS encoding Lrp/AsnC family transcriptional regulator, yielding MDRIDRKLLNLMQRDASRTNIEMADEVGLAPSSCLRRVQRLRKSGVIDRIVAILNPAKAGRGIKALVTVELKLHGEAHMRRFLDIAIAEEAVSQAYSVTGATDVVLMLRLRDMEEFDSLCERLFRDENNVARYFTMIVIRTAKEETAIRL
- a CDS encoding phosphatase PAP2 family protein, which gives rise to MQQRIKTWLNQYEPMTLITFACLAGGLFLLQQLTSEVLEGETQGFDQTILLWLRQPGDLGQPIGPSWLVHAMGDITSLGGVTVLAILTLLATVYLLLDRRTTIAVFLFLSVFSGWLASTGLKIIVARARPDVVPHLVDVNDFSFPSGHAMVSAVTYLTLGALLARTQGFRATRIFVMGAGIFLAVIIGLSRIYLGVHYPTDVLAGWVAGALWALLCWLVSKRFIARTADEVQSERS
- a CDS encoding nucleoside recognition domain-containing protein; the protein is MSFLSFIRRNTSQTLGIYWVLVRITVPIAILTELLSRMGAVKAVAPAFAPVMNLIGLPPELGLAWLTGMLVGIWGAIPLVFTLIPVSSLSVADVTVFSALILFAHGLPIEQKIIQKAGPGMIATTVLRIVGGLLYAFMLHHVLSATGWLSYPVDPVWLPMSATPDWGDYAWGLAETMVWMLVILLVLSWGLEILKVTGLMEWMMKALSPVLRLAGIRGEAGHLTAIGLFLGISYGAGLLIREAQSGSVAPRQIFLSCVFMGFAHSVIEDTIVVMSLGANLHGVLTGRLVFAVAACAVIAALLRRLPDKAFFAQMFRMGTMEAARR
- a CDS encoding chloride channel protein, which translates into the protein MPLPYRNSRLLRRSRVIWGSFSLWRPRLVFWCGALAIGLVSVGFARLADLAQRAFGSLTSSGEWSFLLPLILSPLGFMLSAFLAARLFPNSQGSGIPQAIAARHLRHEEDRTRLLSLRIAAGKIALTVLGLFSGASIGREGPTVQVGASIMLAVARFSGMAQARGLILAGSAAGIAAAFNTPLAGIVFAIEEMSRTYESRANGLVLTAVILSGLAALGLAGSYNYFGEASVSPAGLSDWGLVIVCGIGGGALGAAFSGFALHFGQRIRRWAQPQPLPRMVMLAGICGLAVAVIGIASDGTTFGTGYDQARGAVEGHALPPFFFIEKLIAGFLSMLSGIPGGIFAPSLAVGAGFGSTVGSLLGTSIALAAILGMTGYFSGVVQAPMTAFVIILEMTGDHQAVIPIMAVAMLGYVTSRLLSREPLYHGLSRVFIAAAVRARRAMEREEAAV